CCCCTACTCGAGACGATCCGCCTGGGAATTTGAGGCTCAGCGCGACAGCAAACTGATCGTCAGCAGAATGACAGCGGTGGTTGAAGCTAGCGTGCGTAGATGGTTCCAACGCGTCCAACGATGAAGGTAGCGTTTCCATTGTTGTTCGCTCTCGGGGGCGGTTGCGGAGAGCTGATCGAGTTGGTTGTTTAACGGGACGTTGCAGGCTGCCGTGACGAGGAAGCTGCCCAGTAGATAGCAAGCGGATCCGGCGGTCGCCCATGCCCATCCCGGCTGACGCTGCATTGCAGAGATAGCGATCGTGGCCAG
Above is a genomic segment from Rosistilla ulvae containing:
- a CDS encoding anthrone oxygenase family protein yields the protein MSTFSFLEPIMVIAIAGCGLMSGLFFVFSVSVMRALALLSAAEGIRAMQSINRTILNWVFLSAFFGTALVCLATIAISAMQRQPGWAWATAGSACYLLGSFLVTAACNVPLNNQLDQLSATAPESEQQWKRYLHRWTRWNHLRTLASTTAVILLTISLLSR